From Clostridium sp. SY8519:
GGCATATACAAACAGCTTCTTGTACATCTGACGGCCCAGGGGTCCCTTCGGAAGCATGCCTTTTACTGCAAAGCCTACAACTCGTTCCGGATGTTTTTCCAGCATTTCCTTTAAAGTTGTCTCTTTCATACCGCCGACATATTCAGAATGACGGTAGTAAATTTTCTGGTTTAATTTTTTACCGGTTGTTTTGATCTTTTCTGCATTAACTACAATC
This genomic window contains:
- the rplM gene encoding 50S ribosomal protein L13 gives rise to the protein MNNSTFMANPNKIERKWYVVDAEGQTLGRLSSEIAKILRGKNKPEYTPNVDTGDYVIVVNAEKIKTTGKKLNQKIYYRHSEYVGGMKETTLKEMLEKHPERVVGFAVKGMLPKGPLGRQMYKKLFVYAGPDHKHAAQKPEAITF